From one bacterium genomic stretch:
- a CDS encoding 4Fe-4S binding protein, with translation MAHSEKKQRIITHWITPLFVGAAFIVLYLKLPISPGILWTGLLLPERIAGHREPTAETSLLFLLYLLMRLVGYTDPFLLFLPLMIALLIWASWQTRHRFIQPILLALAIIWFSRSNLSLIHSPGIVGWLLWGLVATAGILHWITFFQKTTPGIKQLDILLCSFSGHTAHYTEHFITGAKQQGTRCVTHRFHYADTFQPMLTGDGLAVAFPVICWKPPWTLIAYLWKKLPAGAGKPAFILYTSMGGPDNAGIVVWLLLTLKGYRVRGRHWAFYPNNVPTLRLGFNAVWKWLDRLVPFQKTLEAVQHAGAEFVCGNRAGHPLILWPSPFTFAGMLLDNRWIDIALYRNYVRKKRCIQCGLCVRHCPTQRLFIHKGFPKAKGTCVLCLGCVNLCPQRAMQLAAWTEYGHAYHSRWPEFIVKNHQDALLKSKEDN, from the coding sequence ATGGCCCATTCCGAAAAAAAACAACGCATCATCACCCACTGGATCACCCCACTTTTTGTAGGCGCTGCGTTTATTGTTCTCTACTTGAAGCTCCCCATTTCGCCCGGCATCCTCTGGACAGGTCTGCTCCTGCCGGAACGCATAGCCGGACATCGTGAACCCACTGCCGAGACTTCACTCCTTTTTTTACTTTACTTACTGATGCGACTGGTTGGCTATACCGACCCTTTCCTTCTCTTTCTCCCGCTCATGATCGCGCTGCTGATCTGGGCTAGCTGGCAAACCCGACACCGCTTCATCCAGCCGATTCTCCTCGCCCTGGCAATTATCTGGTTTTCCCGGTCAAATCTGTCTCTGATACACTCCCCCGGCATTGTAGGCTGGCTCCTCTGGGGGCTTGTCGCCACAGCCGGAATACTCCACTGGATAACTTTCTTTCAAAAAACCACACCGGGCATCAAACAATTGGATATTCTGCTCTGCTCCTTTTCCGGTCACACGGCCCATTATACGGAGCACTTCATCACAGGCGCCAAACAGCAAGGCACCCGTTGTGTGACTCACCGATTTCACTATGCAGATACATTTCAACCCATGCTCACGGGAGACGGACTGGCCGTGGCCTTCCCGGTCATCTGCTGGAAACCGCCCTGGACCCTGATAGCCTATCTGTGGAAAAAACTCCCGGCAGGCGCAGGCAAACCCGCGTTTATTCTCTATACATCCATGGGTGGCCCGGACAATGCCGGCATTGTTGTTTGGTTATTACTCACGCTCAAAGGATACCGGGTCCGCGGACGGCACTGGGCATTTTATCCAAACAATGTCCCGACGCTCCGTCTTGGATTCAATGCCGTTTGGAAATGGCTGGACCGGCTTGTACCCTTCCAAAAAACACTCGAAGCTGTACAGCATGCCGGTGCAGAATTTGTGTGCGGCAACAGAGCCGGCCATCCGTTGATTCTATGGCCCTCACCTTTTACATTTGCCGGTATGCTCCTGGACAACCGCTGGATCGATATCGCGCTGTATCGTAACTATGTCAGGAAAAAACGGTGTATCCAATGCGGTCTCTGTGTCCGGCACTGTCCCACCCAACGTCTTTTTATACACAAGGGTTTTCCCAAAGCCAAAGGGACCTGTGTGCTATGCCTGGGCTGTGTGAATCTCTGCCCGCAACGCGCCATGCAGTTGGCTGCCTGGACTGAATACGGGCATGCCTATCATTCCCGCTGGCCTGAATTCATTGTAAAAAATCATCAGGACGCACTTTTAAAAAGCAAAGAAGATAACTAG
- a CDS encoding glycoside hydrolase family 99-like domain-containing protein, with amino-acid sequence MKRVKISPPRPEEIYKHREDSHKANTSRQKYHGHPARRTASGGLARLAPRMRGRMPGKLVDFYGGICFLLISFFFLAVIHTASAGVMQDAEKALFVNFMVDFATPEGAGFWKGWNYSNDKVRHNPETKDAAGRRDIASCYYPVIGIYDMTDPDLAAYHCQLMKMSGIDGAVFTLGFYKDPNHGNNKRGNYHQKVMTNYLTQMEQYGLKGALLFEDKANWLWNSKLKNRTETVWAAFHDLEQWIESFEPVQYRIAGRPLVFLFSYGTKIPGRGESRFSPTELNQWKQGLEAEAQPVFVAQWFSTSYVGALDGYFEWPFISGKPPEGVVCRRYNDYAKEVSIWEARHEEMYVNLSNGNYQFVAGGVWPGFEDSGCCGWGKGNRIIPRFDGKIYTYHWKRMIQSDYPVVQVATWNDWYEGTVIEPTHEFGYQYLEMTRAYAAQWRREEIPEGNLKVPEWIYKIRKQSRNKRILRKAAKAGTAIAEGDYKKAEALIKPYVEKLSLDKTVF; translated from the coding sequence ATGAAGCGAGTAAAAATATCGCCGCCCCGACCGGAAGAGATATACAAGCATCGGGAGGATTCGCACAAGGCGAACACCTCCCGACAAAAATACCACGGGCATCCTGCCCGGCGTACTGCGTCCGGCGGACTTGCCCGGCTTGCCCCGCGTATGCGGGGGCGAATGCCGGGTAAGCTCGTGGATTTTTATGGCGGTATTTGTTTTTTATTGATTTCATTTTTTTTCTTAGCGGTTATCCATACAGCGTCTGCAGGCGTTATGCAAGATGCCGAAAAAGCGTTGTTTGTTAATTTTATGGTGGATTTTGCGACCCCGGAAGGTGCGGGATTTTGGAAAGGCTGGAATTACAGCAATGACAAGGTCCGGCATAATCCTGAGACAAAAGATGCTGCCGGCAGACGGGACATCGCATCCTGCTATTATCCAGTGATCGGGATTTATGATATGACTGATCCTGATTTGGCAGCCTATCACTGTCAATTGATGAAAATGAGCGGAATTGACGGTGCGGTTTTTACCCTGGGTTTTTACAAAGACCCCAATCACGGCAACAATAAACGGGGCAACTATCATCAAAAGGTGATGACTAATTATTTGACCCAGATGGAACAGTACGGTTTAAAAGGAGCGCTGCTCTTTGAGGATAAAGCCAACTGGCTATGGAATTCAAAACTGAAAAACCGGACCGAGACGGTCTGGGCGGCATTTCATGATTTGGAACAATGGATAGAATCATTTGAACCGGTCCAGTACCGGATCGCAGGCCGTCCGTTGGTGTTTCTTTTTAGTTACGGCACCAAGATCCCGGGGCGCGGAGAGAGCCGTTTTTCACCCACGGAACTGAATCAATGGAAGCAGGGTTTAGAAGCGGAAGCGCAGCCGGTTTTTGTGGCCCAATGGTTTAGTACCTCGTATGTCGGGGCGTTGGACGGTTATTTTGAATGGCCGTTTATTTCCGGAAAGCCACCCGAGGGGGTTGTCTGCCGCCGGTATAATGATTATGCAAAAGAAGTTTCCATCTGGGAAGCCCGGCATGAAGAGATGTACGTCAATCTCTCTAATGGCAATTATCAATTTGTGGCCGGCGGCGTATGGCCCGGTTTTGAGGACAGCGGATGCTGCGGTTGGGGTAAGGGGAACCGTATTATTCCGCGGTTTGACGGTAAAATTTATACTTATCATTGGAAAAGGATGATTCAGTCCGATTATCCCGTGGTCCAGGTTGCGACCTGGAATGATTGGTACGAAGGGACGGTGATTGAACCGACGCATGAATTCGGCTACCAATATCTGGAAATGACCCGCGCGTATGCCGCGCAATGGCGGCGTGAAGAGATACCGGAAGGCAACTTGAAAGTTCCGGAGTGGATTTATAAAATCCGGAAACAAAGCCGGAACAAACGTATTTTGCGTAAAGCCGCCAAAGCCGGCACCGCGATTGCCGAGGGTGATTATAAAAAGGCGGAAGCGTTGATCAAACCGTATGTGGAAAAATTATCTTTGGATAAAACGGTCTTTTGA
- a CDS encoding DUF1007 family protein, producing MRIVCWVFLLMLLVNGLSAHPHLFIESSLIIHFDEKGLAGIEETWVFDEMFSASVIDDQDKNQDGKFDEAETAVIKEEAFDNLKDFDYFTYIRINGEPFAPEYVKGFKPSIEKDKLVYNFYVPCHVSASVANKKIEVSIFDTSYFTAVTMLDEKPALQGTPDAFEVSTLMYRNKDFVFLGRDGFPETLTIKLRNKK from the coding sequence GTGCGGATTGTGTGTTGGGTGTTTTTATTGATGCTGCTGGTGAACGGATTATCCGCTCATCCGCATCTGTTTATAGAATCTTCCTTAATAATTCATTTTGATGAAAAGGGTTTGGCCGGTATTGAGGAAACCTGGGTTTTTGATGAAATGTTCAGCGCGTCGGTTATTGACGATCAGGATAAAAATCAAGACGGGAAATTTGATGAAGCGGAAACTGCGGTGATCAAAGAAGAAGCATTTGATAATTTAAAAGATTTTGATTATTTTACCTATATCCGGATTAATGGCGAGCCGTTTGCTCCGGAATATGTTAAGGGTTTTAAGCCGTCGATTGAAAAAGACAAACTGGTTTATAATTTTTATGTACCCTGTCATGTAAGCGCATCTGTTGCGAACAAAAAAATTGAGGTTTCCATATTTGATACCAGTTATTTTACAGCTGTGACGATGCTGGATGAAAAACCGGCATTGCAAGGTACGCCGGATGCTTTTGAAGTATCCACGTTAATGTACCGTAACAAAGATTTTGTGTTTCTGGGACGGGATGGGTTTCCTGAAACACTGACAATAAAATTAAGGAATAAAAAATGA
- a CDS encoding TetR/AcrR family transcriptional regulator — MEQNPKYQQILETARKLFIKHGFRRITIEEICRTAKVSKVTFYKFFKNKIDISKKVLDGIVNESYEKYDRIMASPVPFREKVEQVLLFKIKTAREFSGELIRELVEADPEICWYLQKQQKRSFQSAMEMLEQGKKEGVIRQDLDPQFYMFMLRHVNEMLKDEHLKAIFPDTRKRSEELMKFWFYGMFDARG, encoded by the coding sequence ATGGAGCAAAATCCCAAATATCAACAAATTCTCGAAACCGCGCGCAAACTCTTTATCAAGCACGGGTTCAGACGCATTACGATTGAGGAGATCTGCCGGACTGCCAAGGTGAGTAAGGTCACATTCTACAAGTTTTTCAAGAACAAGATTGATATCAGCAAGAAGGTGCTGGATGGGATTGTGAATGAATCATATGAGAAATATGATCGTATTATGGCATCGCCGGTTCCTTTTCGGGAAAAAGTGGAACAGGTGTTATTATTCAAGATTAAAACAGCCCGGGAATTCAGTGGAGAGCTTATCCGGGAATTGGTGGAAGCGGATCCGGAGATCTGCTGGTATCTTCAAAAGCAGCAAAAACGAAGCTTTCAATCTGCCATGGAAATGCTTGAACAGGGGAAAAAAGAAGGTGTGATCCGGCAGGATTTGGATCCGCAGTTTTATATGTTTATGCTCCGGCATGTCAATGAGATGTTGAAGGACGAACACCTGAAGGCGATTTTTCCGGATACACGCAAACGGAGTGAAGAATTGATGAAATTCTGGTTTTACGGCATGTTTGATGCCAGGGGTTAA
- a CDS encoding FtsX-like permease family protein yields MLFKFAFRNVLRNKRRSFLTALAIFFGALIVGLAQGWINGMIDLMMDNYIVYQTGNVRITSSDYIERERFMPVDALMPGGSAIKKKVQIIPGVAQIEERIRFGILLGHRELTEQALGIGLDLENTKIKIKDKLIEGVLGQDGLYIGAVLAKKLGISLGDDLLLATKTSEGGLNGIKVKVQGIFHMGITMYDRKMFFINLVDAKKLLKIYEGTTELYVYTNEEKLTDLVADSINGMLPEAMVAQTYKQQIGPMYSYMASMKIVYMFVEALILFLASFIVINTMMMAIFERLHEIGTLKAMGMTDKELFVNFTLEGGIIGAMGGIPGALAGYGIIAVMSVTGVNLESALSSMDMPIEYILHPKLSAFALIMAVVISIIVPALAAMLPARYAEKLQPAEALRK; encoded by the coding sequence ATGTTGTTCAAATTTGCATTTCGCAATGTGCTTCGAAATAAACGGCGCAGCTTTTTAACCGCCTTGGCCATTTTTTTCGGTGCTTTAATCGTCGGTTTGGCCCAGGGCTGGATTAATGGCATGATTGATCTCATGATGGACAATTATATTGTCTATCAAACCGGCAATGTAAGGATTACAAGTTCGGACTATATCGAACGCGAGCGCTTCATGCCGGTGGATGCTCTGATGCCGGGTGGTTCGGCGATTAAGAAAAAGGTTCAGATCATTCCCGGTGTCGCGCAGATTGAAGAGCGGATTCGTTTTGGCATATTGTTGGGCCACCGAGAGTTGACCGAACAAGCGCTGGGTATTGGATTGGATCTTGAGAATACCAAGATAAAAATTAAAGATAAGCTCATTGAAGGTGTGCTGGGGCAAGATGGGCTTTATATTGGCGCTGTCTTGGCGAAAAAACTGGGGATTTCACTTGGTGATGATCTTTTGTTGGCAACCAAAACATCGGAAGGCGGGTTGAACGGCATCAAGGTCAAGGTGCAGGGGATTTTTCATATGGGTATTACCATGTATGATAGAAAAATGTTTTTCATCAACCTGGTTGACGCAAAAAAGCTGTTGAAGATATATGAGGGCACAACTGAATTATATGTTTATACTAATGAAGAAAAATTAACCGATTTGGTTGCGGACAGTATTAATGGGATGTTACCGGAAGCGATGGTTGCCCAAACGTACAAACAACAAATCGGACCAATGTATTCCTACATGGCGTCTATGAAAATTGTGTATATGTTTGTTGAGGCGTTGATTCTGTTTTTGGCGTCTTTTATTGTCATCAACACCATGATGATGGCTATTTTCGAGCGGTTGCATGAAATCGGGACGTTAAAGGCCATGGGGATGACAGATAAAGAATTGTTTGTGAATTTTACCCTCGAAGGTGGCATCATTGGGGCGATGGGTGGTATTCCCGGCGCATTGGCAGGTTATGGGATTATTGCCGTCATGTCGGTTACAGGGGTTAATTTAGAATCTGCTTTGAGTTCTATGGATATGCCGATCGAATACATTCTTCATCCTAAATTATCAGCGTTTGCTCTGATCATGGCGGTGGTTATTTCAATTATTGTTCCAGCTTTGGCGGCGATGCTGCCGGCTCGTTATGCTGAGAAATTGCAACCTGCCGAAGCATTACGGAAATAG
- a CDS encoding 4Fe-4S binding protein: MSVEITAYKCPQNHPCPAVRVCPVNALMQDRYEAPRVDEKLCMDCGNCVAVCAMRAIQLKVKV; the protein is encoded by the coding sequence ATGTCCGTTGAAATTACCGCTTACAAATGCCCGCAGAATCATCCTTGCCCGGCAGTGCGGGTATGCCCGGTCAATGCGCTCATGCAGGACAGATATGAAGCACCCCGGGTTGATGAGAAATTGTGCATGGACTGTGGGAACTGTGTGGCAGTCTGCGCCATGAGAGCCATTCAGCTTAAAGTCAAGGTTTGA
- a CDS encoding outer membrane lipoprotein-sorting protein, producing MMKRVLMISVLCMLLPGMSWAQMTAKEIIQKIDDNQVFDSQAFKAQMIIQKGKRTLTKTFYGYGKKEGGKSFMEFTNPEDKGVKYLKMDDELWIYFPDADDVMKISGHMLRQGMMGSDLSYEDMLENDSLDEQYASQLKEDVMINDRPCYVVELIAKVPDVSYAKQILFVDKQWYLPVKIEMYARGGRLLKEMIQSKIEKNGNRWVAMEGSIQDKRKRNSMTTFKFTEIEFDKPLPKKIFTKQNLKR from the coding sequence ATGATGAAACGCGTATTGATGATCAGTGTGCTGTGCATGCTGCTTCCGGGGATGTCTTGGGCGCAGATGACAGCCAAGGAGATTATTCAGAAGATTGATGACAATCAGGTTTTTGACAGCCAAGCTTTTAAAGCCCAAATGATTATTCAAAAAGGCAAACGGACTTTAACCAAAACCTTTTACGGTTATGGAAAAAAAGAGGGCGGGAAATCTTTTATGGAATTCACCAATCCGGAGGACAAAGGGGTGAAGTATTTAAAGATGGATGACGAACTTTGGATCTATTTTCCGGATGCCGATGACGTGATGAAAATATCCGGGCACATGCTGCGCCAGGGGATGATGGGCAGTGATTTGTCGTATGAAGACATGTTGGAAAATGACAGCCTGGATGAACAGTATGCCAGTCAGCTGAAAGAGGATGTGATGATCAATGACCGGCCTTGTTATGTGGTTGAGCTGATTGCCAAAGTGCCGGATGTGAGTTATGCCAAGCAGATATTATTTGTGGATAAGCAATGGTATCTTCCGGTGAAGATCGAGATGTATGCCCGGGGCGGCAGGCTCTTGAAAGAAATGATACAATCGAAGATCGAAAAAAACGGCAACCGCTGGGTGGCCATGGAAGGCAGTATTCAGGACAAGCGGAAGCGTAATTCCATGACGACCTTTAAGTTTACTGAAATTGAATTTGACAAGCCTTTGCCGAAAAAGATTTTTACCAAACAGAATTTAAAACGATAG
- a CDS encoding FtsX-like permease family protein: MSYLFKLALKNIQRSKIRTVLTFLILSFGVGIYIFFSCLMDGFDKDSIKNVIDFETGHVKVRSAMFDEDRPYETENFIKNSKIVIGKIKTLGFVTGVTERLQFSAELDNGMDAMPVIAVGIGPADNAVFNMEKYIVEGALEENGAIIGKPLAKDLGLQKGDMAYLTFRNQQGMMTSAEVMITGLIQSANPQVNSSAVFIKLDEARQLMMTRDAAEITIKTNDFFKAEEYTARLRDTLEGLDVGVFSWKKLSEDFRAMMTMKKKFQNIFVLMIMVIAIVGIVNTMLMSVYEKKREIGTMKALGFTDKEVQKLFLVEGTLIGVAGGIIGLVLGTLFNAYFAFKGMNMDAMLGDQDWGMPVMGVIKSTWMLSAYVKAMIFTLAASLIASYYPAKKVTKMQAMECLRTVQ; encoded by the coding sequence GTGAGTTATTTGTTTAAACTCGCCTTGAAAAATATTCAGCGTTCTAAAATCCGGACCGTGTTGACTTTTCTCATATTATCGTTTGGCGTTGGGATTTATATTTTTTTTTCCTGTCTCATGGATGGTTTTGACAAAGACTCCATAAAAAATGTGATTGATTTTGAAACCGGGCATGTCAAAGTCCGGAGCGCGATGTTTGATGAAGATCGCCCCTATGAAACGGAAAATTTCATCAAGAATTCTAAAATCGTCATCGGGAAAATAAAGACCTTGGGATTCGTTACCGGTGTGACGGAGCGACTCCAATTTTCAGCGGAATTGGATAATGGTATGGATGCCATGCCGGTTATTGCAGTTGGGATTGGACCGGCAGACAACGCTGTTTTCAATATGGAAAAATATATTGTTGAGGGTGCATTGGAAGAAAACGGCGCTATTATTGGTAAACCGTTGGCCAAGGATTTGGGATTACAAAAAGGGGATATGGCGTATTTAACCTTTCGTAACCAACAAGGCATGATGACCTCGGCGGAAGTCATGATTACCGGACTGATTCAGTCAGCCAATCCGCAAGTGAATTCTTCCGCAGTCTTTATCAAGCTCGATGAGGCGCGTCAATTAATGATGACCCGCGATGCTGCGGAAATCACCATTAAAACCAATGATTTTTTTAAAGCCGAGGAATATACCGCCAGGCTTCGCGATACCCTTGAGGGGTTGGATGTCGGCGTATTTAGTTGGAAAAAGCTATCTGAAGATTTTCGGGCCATGATGACCATGAAGAAAAAATTCCAAAATATATTTGTTCTTATGATTATGGTGATTGCCATTGTGGGTATTGTCAATACCATGCTCATGTCGGTATATGAGAAAAAACGTGAGATCGGGACCATGAAGGCCTTGGGTTTTACGGACAAAGAGGTTCAGAAATTATTTCTTGTCGAAGGAACTTTGATTGGGGTGGCGGGTGGCATTATCGGTTTGGTGCTGGGGACTCTGTTCAATGCTTATTTTGCGTTTAAGGGAATGAATATGGATGCCATGCTGGGTGATCAGGATTGGGGGATGCCTGTCATGGGCGTTATTAAGTCTACCTGGATGCTCAGCGCTTATGTTAAGGCCATGATCTTTACGCTCGCGGCCAGCTTGATTGCCAGTTATTATCCTGCGAAGAAAGTAACCAAAATGCAGGCCATGGAATGTCTGAGAACCGTGCAATGA
- a CDS encoding glycerophosphodiester phosphodiesterase gives MTEPFRYQAIPRIIAHRCNDLTSVTQVVEQAKGGQLFYMECDVRTTADKVLVAHHDPVYQGQVIAETVAADLQGEILSLDGLLDAIRGKTIILHLDVKANESKGKWQAAADSEQLFALLEEKQLTEKVIITAVAGAFLRHFRKLSKKIKLGVLYDEDYGTLMPPNKKAVNVFVNKILEYHQQVVIDGIFMNQKWLQVFEKQYGVLDTFFYTIHKAGIKIAIWTVNDPALARHFVAQGAEWITTDFKVKHQDLGFD, from the coding sequence ATGACGGAGCCATTTCGGTATCAGGCGATTCCCCGGATTATTGCCCACCGTTGCAATGATCTGACGTCAGTCACTCAGGTTGTTGAACAGGCCAAGGGCGGGCAACTGTTCTATATGGAGTGTGATGTGCGCACAACGGCGGACAAAGTTTTGGTGGCGCATCATGATCCGGTCTATCAAGGACAGGTGATTGCCGAAACGGTTGCGGCTGATTTGCAGGGTGAAATACTTTCTCTGGATGGGCTTTTAGACGCTATCCGGGGAAAAACAATTATTTTACATCTGGATGTTAAGGCCAATGAATCTAAGGGGAAATGGCAGGCTGCTGCCGATAGCGAACAACTTTTTGCCTTGCTGGAAGAAAAACAACTTACTGAAAAAGTGATCATCACAGCCGTGGCCGGGGCATTTCTGCGTCATTTCAGGAAATTATCCAAAAAAATAAAATTGGGTGTTTTGTATGATGAAGATTACGGCACCCTTATGCCGCCGAATAAAAAAGCGGTGAATGTGTTTGTGAATAAAATTTTGGAGTATCATCAGCAAGTTGTTATTGACGGTATTTTTATGAATCAGAAATGGCTCCAGGTATTTGAGAAACAATATGGTGTTTTGGACACTTTCTTTTATACCATCCATAAGGCGGGAATTAAAATTGCCATCTGGACTGTCAATGATCCTGCTTTGGCCCGGCACTTTGTTGCGCAAGGCGCGGAATGGATTACCACCGATTTTAAAGTGAAACATCAGGATTTAGGTTTTGATTGA
- a CDS encoding ABC transporter ATP-binding protein: MMLLEVKNLNKTYRSGKVHFQALHDVTVSIDKGEFTAIAGPSGSGKTTLLNCIGTIDSADSGQLLLDGIDLIGKTSDQLAKLRKEYFGFIFQTYNLIPVLTVYENIEMPLKLLRQDGADVLGKKVMTMLEKVGLRGLAKRRPLELSGGQQQRVSIARALVKKPKMVLADEPTANLDSKTGEDIVGLMQDLNKNEGVTFVFSTHDPLIMRHAKRLIEIRDGRIAS, from the coding sequence ATCATGCTATTGGAAGTGAAAAATCTCAACAAAACTTATCGCTCAGGCAAAGTACATTTTCAAGCATTACATGATGTTACGGTAAGCATTGACAAAGGCGAGTTTACAGCCATTGCCGGTCCTTCCGGATCTGGCAAGACCACGTTGCTCAATTGTATCGGCACAATTGACAGCGCGGATAGCGGGCAACTTCTTTTGGATGGGATTGATCTCATCGGCAAAACATCCGATCAACTGGCCAAGCTGCGCAAAGAATATTTTGGTTTTATTTTTCAGACGTATAATTTAATTCCGGTATTAACTGTTTACGAAAACATTGAAATGCCGCTCAAACTTCTTCGTCAGGATGGTGCAGATGTTTTGGGAAAAAAAGTCATGACGATGCTTGAAAAAGTCGGTCTGCGGGGATTGGCCAAACGCCGACCTTTGGAACTTTCCGGCGGCCAGCAGCAGCGGGTCTCGATTGCCCGGGCCTTGGTAAAAAAACCGAAAATGGTTTTGGCGGATGAACCCACCGCCAATTTGGATTCCAAGACCGGTGAAGACATTGTTGGATTGATGCAGGATTTGAATAAAAATGAGGGCGTGACATTTGTTTTTTCAACCCATGATCCCTTGATTATGCGGCATGCCAAGCGGCTGATTGAAATTCGTGACGGGAGGATCGCGTCGTGA
- the lgt gene encoding prolipoprotein diacylglyceryl transferase, which produces MESTHYWIHTLNPVLLPLWGPLAIRYYGLAYLTAFLIGYLLLKKFQKKGRLPLDNDQLSWMLWSLILGTFIGGRLGYIILYALPQTLNDPGLILKIWEGGMASHGGFIGVLIAVLILAKRFRIPALKLADMISTLVPPGLLLGRIANFINGELWGKITSVPWAVIFPQSMPAGTPITAVLPRHPSQIYEALLEGLVLLIWTQWRCFKTNALNSPGRLSGEFLIAYTLLRLLGEQFREPDAALILGLSRGVFYSVFLLLLGAWFYRQSFLPHKNRITL; this is translated from the coding sequence ATGGAATCAACCCATTATTGGATACATACCCTCAACCCCGTGCTGCTGCCACTCTGGGGTCCGCTTGCCATCCGCTATTATGGATTGGCCTACCTGACGGCCTTTCTCATCGGATACTTGCTGCTTAAAAAATTCCAAAAAAAAGGCCGGTTGCCGCTGGACAACGACCAACTCTCCTGGATGCTTTGGAGCTTGATTCTCGGTACTTTCATTGGCGGACGGTTGGGATATATTATACTTTACGCACTTCCCCAGACCCTGAACGATCCGGGTTTGATACTCAAAATCTGGGAAGGCGGCATGGCAAGCCATGGCGGCTTCATAGGTGTTCTGATCGCGGTTTTGATTTTAGCAAAACGGTTCCGTATCCCGGCTTTAAAGCTGGCTGACATGATCAGCACCCTGGTCCCGCCAGGGCTGCTCTTGGGACGGATTGCCAACTTTATCAATGGTGAGTTATGGGGAAAAATCACCTCAGTTCCCTGGGCGGTGATTTTTCCCCAGAGTATGCCGGCCGGGACGCCCATCACGGCTGTTTTGCCCCGGCATCCTTCCCAAATTTATGAGGCCCTCTTGGAAGGTCTCGTCCTGTTGATATGGACACAATGGCGTTGTTTTAAAACCAATGCTTTGAATTCTCCAGGCCGCTTAAGCGGAGAATTTCTGATCGCTTATACCCTGCTGCGGTTACTCGGCGAGCAATTCCGCGAACCGGATGCAGCTTTGATCCTGGGTCTGAGCCGGGGCGTTTTTTACAGCGTCTTCCTGCTGCTTTTAGGCGCTTGGTTTTACCGGCAATCGTTTCTCCCCCACAAAAACCGTATAACGCTCTAG